A region of Capra hircus breed San Clemente chromosome 11, ASM170441v1, whole genome shotgun sequence DNA encodes the following proteins:
- the LOC102184254 gene encoding olfactory receptor 5C1: MTPENFTWAWGAPAEFILLGITDRWDLRLTLFLLFLPVYLVSLLGNAGMVLLIHVDAQLHTPMYFFLANLSLLDACYSSAIGPKMLVDQLLPRASIPYAACVLQMFLFAGLADAECCLLAAMAYDRYVAIGKPLLYTTAMSRRLCLVLLGASGLGGAVSAVVHTTFTFRLSFCGSREVNSFFCDIPPLLAISCNDTSLNELLLFAVCGFIQTATVSAIAVSYGFIAGAVIRMRSAASRWRAASTCGSHLTAVAMLYGTLIFMYLRPSSSYALDTDKMASVFYTLVIPALNPLIYSLRNKEVKEALRRTWSRCCGPWWRHQ; the protein is encoded by the coding sequence ATGACACCTGAGAACTTCACCTGGGCCTGGGGTGCCCCTGCTGAGTTCATCCTCCTGGGCATCACCGACCGCTGGGACCTGCGCCTgaccctcttcctcctcttcctgcccgTCTACCTGGTGAGCTTGCTGGGAAACGCAGGCATGGTGCTGCTGATCCACGTAGACGCCCAGCTCCACacacccatgtacttcttcctggcTAACCTCTCCCTGCTAGATGCCTGCTATTCCTCAGCCATCGGCCCCAAGATGCTTGTGGACCAACTGTTGCCTCGCGCCAGCATCCCTTACGCAGCCTGTGTCCTCCAAATGTTCCTGTTTGCAGGGCTGGCCGATGCCGAGTGTTGCCTGCTGGCAgccatggcctatgaccgctacgtGGCCATCGGAAAGCCTCTTCTCTACACCACGGCCATGTCCCGGCGTCTGTGCCTGGTCTTGCTGGGAGCCTCCGGCCTGGGCGGGGCAGTGAGCGCCGTGGTCCACACGACCTTCACCTTCCGCCTGAGCTTCTGCGGCTCCCGGGAGGTGAACAGCTTCTTCTGCGATATTCCCCCCCTGCTGGCCATCTCCTGCAACGACACCAGTCTCAATGAACTCCTCCTCTTCGCCGTCTGTGGCTTCATCCAGACAGCCACCGTGTCGGCCATCGCCGTGTCCTACGGGTTCATCGCCGGCGCTGTGATCCGCATGCGCTCGGCCGCGAGCCGGTGGCGAGCAGCCTCGACCTGCGGCTCCCACCTCACGGCTGTGGCCATGCTGTACGGGACACTCATCTTCATGTACCTGCGTCCCAGCTCCAGCTACGCCCTGGACACGGACAAGATGGCCTCCGTGTTCTACACCCTTGTCATCCCAGCTCTCAACCCACTCATCTACAGCCTCCGCAACAAAGAGGTCAAGGAGGCGCTCAGAAGGACTTGGAGCCgatgctgcggtccatggtggAGGCACCAGTGA